One genomic segment of Candidatus Methylomirabilota bacterium includes these proteins:
- a CDS encoding flagellar motor switch protein FliG gives MTSPDTLTGPQKAAVLLLTLGVESAAQIFKQLEDDEIEAITGEITRMKSVSAKASTAVIEEFQQMARAQEFMSTGGIRYAQDVLEKAVGRNKASAIIERLQGLKGASFFNALKKVDPRFLLDSVRQEHPQTIAVILSHLDPKTSASVLAGLPTAVRADVVMRIANMDKTSPEVIGEIEQILDHRLSSVVNQEVSISGGVKQVAEILNSMDRNSERGVFQAIQETDPSMADEIRKLMFTFDDVVLVDDRGIQRVLKEVEQKELALAMKAAGPDVAEKLFKNMSERAGALLKEEIEYLGPVKLRDVEAAQQKIVAIVRRLEEAGEIIVQGRGGGAEEIIV, from the coding sequence ATGACCTCCCCTGACACGCTGACCGGGCCTCAGAAGGCCGCCGTCCTGCTGCTGACGCTTGGGGTCGAGTCGGCCGCGCAGATCTTCAAACAGCTCGAAGATGACGAGATTGAGGCGATCACCGGCGAGATTACCAGAATGAAGAGTGTCTCGGCGAAGGCGTCGACCGCGGTCATTGAGGAGTTCCAGCAGATGGCCCGCGCGCAGGAGTTCATGTCGACCGGCGGTATCCGTTACGCGCAGGATGTCCTTGAAAAGGCCGTCGGCCGGAACAAGGCGTCGGCGATCATCGAGCGCCTTCAGGGTTTGAAGGGCGCCAGCTTTTTCAACGCTCTCAAGAAGGTGGATCCCCGGTTTCTGCTTGACTCCGTCCGACAGGAGCACCCGCAGACGATTGCGGTCATCCTGTCCCACCTTGATCCGAAGACCTCTGCGAGTGTCCTGGCCGGCCTGCCGACCGCCGTCAGGGCTGATGTCGTCATGCGGATCGCCAACATGGACAAGACGAGCCCGGAGGTGATCGGCGAGATCGAACAGATTCTCGATCACCGTCTCTCGTCCGTCGTCAACCAGGAGGTGTCCATCAGCGGCGGCGTGAAGCAGGTGGCGGAGATCCTGAACTCCATGGATCGAAACAGCGAGCGCGGCGTATTCCAGGCGATCCAGGAGACCGATCCGTCCATGGCCGACGAGATCCGCAAATTGATGTTCACCTTTGACGACGTCGTGCTGGTGGACGATCGCGGCATTCAGCGCGTTCTCAAGGAGGTCGAACAGAAGGAACTCGCCCTGGCGATGAAGGCCGCCGGCCCCGACGTGGCGGAGAAGCTCTTCAAGAACATGTCGGAGCGAGCGGGGGCGCTGCTCAAGGAGGAGATCGAGTATTTGGGGCCGGTCAAGCTCCGGGATGTGGAGGCTGCTCAGCAGAAGATCGTTGCGATCGTACGCCGTCTCGAGGAGGCGGGTGAGATCATTGTGCAGGGGCGTGGCGGCGGCGCGGAGGAGATCATTGTCTAG